The following are from one region of the Candidatus Obscuribacterales bacterium genome:
- the rplQ gene encoding 50S ribosomal protein L17: MRHAKPGNRLSRPADQRKALLRTLATELLRHDEIKTTLSKAKAVRGEAERMITLAKRGQVADYPSVVKKARERDKEAAKTVASALHIRRQVASVLLDKAVVKKVFEETAPRYKDRKGGYTRIIKDGYRRGDNAPMAIIQLV, translated from the coding sequence ATGCGTCACGCAAAACCAGGTAATCGCCTAAGCCGCCCAGCCGATCAACGCAAAGCTCTTTTGCGCACATTGGCCACCGAGCTTCTCCGTCATGATGAGATCAAGACGACATTGTCCAAAGCTAAAGCCGTACGCGGCGAAGCCGAGCGCATGATCACCTTGGCTAAGCGCGGACAAGTCGCTGACTATCCGTCTGTCGTGAAGAAGGCTCGTGAGCGCGATAAAGAAGCAGCAAAGACAGTTGCTTCAGCTCTCCATATCCGTCGTCAGGTAGCTTCTGTTCTTTTGGACAAAGCTGTCGTGAAGAAAGTATTTGAAGAGACGGCTCCTCGCTACAAAGATCGCAAGGGTGGCTACACACGTATTATCAAAGACGGCTACCGTCGCGGCGACAACGCCCCAATGGCCATAATTCAGTTAGTTTAG
- a CDS encoding DNA-directed RNA polymerase subunit alpha codes for MEPLKIKCLENKTGADGSIYGKFVIEPLERGYGTTLGNSLRRVLLSSLDGAAVTAVRVEGVTHEFTTIPGVVEDVVDVMLNLKGLVVKSFSNEPQYLRIDVSRPGPITGHDIVCPPDVAIINPDWQLCTLSEEGRVRAEITVERGRGYVAADSHSHFKQAIDVLPIDGVFMPVRRVSYNVEGTRVGESTDFDKLTMDIWTNGSLDATEAISQAARQVIEHLVPIAELSGKPVVPVAQAPAPTDSKHSSISIEELELSVRAYNCLKRANINSLGELLKLSYDDLMNIKNFGKKSADEVIERLRSFGLTLADTPKELK; via the coding sequence ATGGAACCTCTGAAGATCAAGTGCTTGGAAAATAAGACCGGTGCCGATGGTTCTATCTACGGCAAGTTCGTAATAGAGCCTCTAGAGCGTGGTTATGGTACCACTCTCGGTAACAGTCTGCGTCGCGTGCTTCTCTCCTCTCTCGATGGCGCTGCTGTCACAGCAGTACGCGTTGAAGGTGTCACTCACGAATTCACCACCATCCCGGGTGTTGTTGAAGACGTAGTTGATGTGATGCTCAACCTGAAGGGTCTTGTCGTTAAGTCTTTCAGCAACGAACCACAGTATCTGCGCATTGATGTTAGCCGTCCGGGCCCAATTACCGGTCACGACATCGTATGCCCACCGGATGTAGCTATCATCAATCCGGATTGGCAGCTCTGCACATTGTCTGAAGAAGGTAGAGTGCGTGCTGAAATTACCGTTGAGCGCGGTCGTGGCTATGTTGCCGCTGACTCGCACAGCCACTTCAAGCAAGCAATTGATGTGCTGCCGATCGACGGCGTATTCATGCCTGTCCGTCGCGTAAGCTACAACGTTGAAGGTACACGCGTTGGTGAATCAACAGATTTCGATAAGCTGACAATGGACATCTGGACCAATGGTTCATTGGATGCCACAGAAGCTATTTCTCAAGCTGCCCGCCAAGTAATCGAACACCTGGTGCCAATCGCCGAACTTTCCGGCAAGCCAGTTGTGCCGGTTGCTCAAGCTCCAGCTCCAACAGACAGTAAGCATTCTTCAATCTCCATTGAAGAGCTCGAATTGTCCGTAAGAGCCTACAACTGCTTGAAGCGTGCCAACATCAACTCCTTGGGCGAGCTCTTGAAGCTTTCCTATGATGATTTGATGAACATCAAAAACTTCGGTAAGAAGTCAGCCGACGAAGTCATCGAACGTCTTCGCTCATTTGGCTTGACCCTTGCTGATACACCAAAAGAACTAAAGTAA
- the rpsD gene encoding 30S ribosomal protein S4 yields MSRYTDSVCKLCRNEGVKLFLKGTRCYTTKCAIERRRYPSGQHGQERKKQSEFAIQLREKQKVRRFYTVAEKQFAGYFDTANRQKKVPTGLKLLQILESRLDNLVHRSGMVPSRAQARQLILHGHFLVDGKKVAIPSYQLKPGQVVSVAEDSKKLIKGLQEASPVATHPGWMNVDKEGLTASLANLPAREDLDPTIKEALIVEHYSR; encoded by the coding sequence TTGTCCAGATATACAGATTCAGTTTGCAAACTTTGCCGTAATGAAGGCGTCAAGCTCTTTTTGAAGGGTACACGCTGCTACACAACCAAATGCGCCATCGAAAGACGTCGTTATCCATCAGGACAACACGGTCAAGAGCGCAAGAAGCAGTCGGAATTCGCCATTCAGTTGCGCGAAAAACAAAAAGTACGTCGCTTCTACACAGTTGCTGAGAAGCAATTCGCCGGCTACTTCGATACAGCTAACCGTCAGAAGAAAGTTCCAACAGGTCTCAAACTTCTGCAAATCCTTGAGTCGCGTCTCGATAACCTCGTGCACCGCTCCGGAATGGTTCCTTCAAGGGCACAAGCAAGACAGCTTATCCTTCACGGACACTTCTTGGTTGACGGCAAGAAAGTTGCTATTCCTTCGTATCAATTGAAGCCAGGACAAGTGGTATCAGTTGCTGAAGACAGCAAGAAGCTCATTAAAGGACTGCAGGAAGCTAGCCCCGTTGCTACACATCCAGGTTGGATGAACGTAGACAAGGAAGGTCTTACCGCATCACTAGCTAACCTTCCGGCAAGAGAAGATCTTGATCCGACTATCAAAGAAGCTCTAATCGTAGAACACTACTCGAGATAA
- the rpsK gene encoding 30S ribosomal protein S11 encodes MAKTAKSRGKKKERRYVLQGVVHIQSTFNNTIVSSTDPQGQVIAWSSAGTVGFKGAKKGTPFAAQQAAEAVARRSMDQGMRQVEVYVKGPGAGRETAIRALQAAGLDITLIKDVTPIPHNGCRPPKRRRV; translated from the coding sequence ATGGCTAAGACAGCTAAATCCCGAGGCAAAAAAAAGGAACGTCGCTACGTATTGCAAGGCGTAGTGCATATTCAATCGACTTTCAACAACACGATCGTTTCCTCAACCGATCCACAAGGTCAAGTTATTGCTTGGTCGTCTGCCGGTACAGTTGGTTTCAAGGGCGCTAAGAAGGGCACGCCATTTGCTGCCCAGCAAGCTGCTGAAGCAGTTGCTCGTCGCTCGATGGACCAGGGCATGCGCCAAGTCGAAGTGTACGTAAAAGGACCAGGTGCTGGTCGTGAAACCGCTATCCGTGCATTGCAGGCTGCTGGCTTGGATATAACCCTCATCAAAGATGTTACCCCAATCCCACATAACGGATGTCGCCCACCTAAGCGTCGTCGCGTGTAA
- the rpsM gene encoding 30S ribosomal protein S13: protein MARIAGVDLPRNKRTVIALTYLYGIGKTAAVAICEKLSIPDTRRVQDLTEDEVNRIREELDKNYQVEGDLRRVEGLNVKRLIEINCYRGQRHRRGLPTRGQRTKTNARTRRGRKRGTVAGKKAAPSKG from the coding sequence ATGGCTCGAATTGCGGGCGTTGATCTGCCACGTAACAAAAGAACGGTAATTGCTTTGACCTACCTTTATGGAATAGGCAAAACAGCTGCAGTGGCGATTTGCGAAAAACTATCAATCCCAGACACCAGACGTGTGCAGGACTTGACTGAAGATGAAGTCAACCGCATCCGCGAAGAGCTGGACAAAAACTATCAAGTCGAAGGCGACCTGCGTCGTGTTGAAGGTTTGAATGTGAAGCGTTTGATTGAAATCAATTGCTATCGCGGTCAACGTCATCGCAGAGGTTTGCCGACGCGCGGTCAGCGTACAAAGACAAATGCCAGAACACGTCGTGGTCGCAAGCGCGGCACCGTAGCCGGCAAGAAAGCAGCACCATCTAAAGGTTAA
- the rpmJ gene encoding 50S ribosomal protein L36: MKVRASVKKICEKCKVIRRKGRVAIICENPKHKQRQG, translated from the coding sequence ATGAAAGTTAGAGCATCAGTTAAGAAAATTTGTGAAAAGTGCAAGGTTATACGCCGCAAGGGACGTGTAGCTATTATTTGCGAAAATCCCAAGCATAAGCAAAGACAAGGTTAG
- the infA gene encoding translation initiation factor IF-1, whose translation MTKQGVIEFEGIIKESLPNAMFRVELDNGHKVLAHISGKIRKNFIKILPGDRVRVELTPYDLTRGRITYRVKE comes from the coding sequence ATGACTAAGCAGGGTGTCATCGAATTTGAAGGGATTATAAAAGAATCCTTACCCAATGCCATGTTTAGAGTAGAACTAGACAATGGACATAAGGTCTTGGCCCACATTTCCGGCAAGATTCGCAAAAATTTCATTAAGATTCTTCCAGGGGATAGAGTGCGTGTAGAGCTCACCCCGTATGATTTAACGCGTGGACGAATCACCTATAGAGTCAAAGAATAG
- the map gene encoding type I methionyl aminopeptidase, with translation MILKDAEDLELIRKAGKIAGLVLEATAKKAVPGVSTWELDEFAEAMVREHGALPTFKGYRGFPNTVCASINEEVVHGIPNKQKILKDGDVISLDLGATIRRVVNGKNQDFIGDTALTVAVGEVSPRVKKLLDDTRDSLYRGMAKAIAGATLDEVGGAIEDVAKANGYGIVREYGGHGIGFNYHEDPFILNYRSGNRFKLKPGMVIAIEPMFNQGGDHVRLKQDGWTVVTKDYKPSAHFEHSLLITEGAPEVLTKRPSEVIE, from the coding sequence ATGATTCTCAAAGACGCTGAAGATTTGGAACTTATCCGCAAGGCAGGCAAAATAGCCGGTCTTGTATTGGAAGCCACTGCTAAAAAGGCAGTGCCGGGTGTGAGCACCTGGGAATTGGACGAGTTTGCCGAAGCGATGGTCAGAGAGCACGGAGCACTGCCCACATTCAAGGGTTATAGAGGCTTTCCGAACACGGTTTGTGCTTCCATTAATGAGGAAGTGGTTCATGGAATTCCCAACAAGCAGAAGATCTTGAAGGATGGCGACGTTATTTCTTTGGATCTTGGAGCCACCATTCGCCGAGTCGTTAATGGCAAGAATCAGGACTTCATTGGGGATACTGCGCTAACCGTTGCCGTCGGCGAGGTTAGCCCAAGGGTCAAGAAGCTACTCGATGATACCCGTGATTCTTTATATAGGGGAATGGCAAAGGCTATTGCCGGAGCCACCCTTGATGAGGTTGGCGGAGCCATTGAAGATGTGGCCAAAGCTAACGGATATGGAATTGTGAGGGAATATGGTGGACATGGGATAGGTTTTAACTACCATGAAGACCCATTTATCCTCAACTATCGCTCAGGCAACCGCTTCAAGCTGAAACCTGGTATGGTAATAGCGATTGAACCAATGTTTAATCAAGGCGGCGATCATGTGCGCCTGAAGCAAGATGGATGGACAGTTGTAACCAAGGATTACAAACCTTCGGCACATTTTGAACATTCACTTCTTATAACCGAAGGGGCTCCGGAAGTCCTGACCAAGAGACCGTCAGAGGTAATTGAATGA
- a CDS encoding adenylate kinase — protein MMQILFLGAPGAGKGTQCARLAKHLNLIHLSSGDLLRQAVKAGTPTGLAAKSYMDKGQLVPDEVLIAMFRDKLTQQECDRGFILDGFPRTVVQAEALDKLLEELNKNLTVVVNVQVNPNLLLERITGRRTCSNKECGATYHVKFVPPKKENVCDLCSSELIQRSDDKEDVVAQRLSVYEKQTAPLINYYDKNLSLRTIDGDGEVEEIFADILKTIKVLA, from the coding sequence ATGATGCAAATTTTGTTTCTTGGAGCCCCTGGCGCCGGTAAAGGTACACAGTGTGCTCGTCTGGCTAAACATCTCAATCTCATTCACCTGTCCTCAGGCGATCTTTTGAGACAAGCTGTAAAAGCCGGCACCCCAACTGGATTAGCTGCTAAGTCTTATATGGACAAAGGACAGCTGGTGCCAGATGAAGTTCTTATCGCTATGTTCCGTGACAAGCTAACTCAGCAGGAATGCGATCGTGGATTTATTCTTGATGGGTTCCCGCGTACTGTTGTCCAGGCAGAAGCACTGGATAAGTTGCTGGAAGAACTTAATAAGAATTTGACTGTTGTTGTGAATGTTCAAGTAAATCCGAACTTGCTTCTTGAGCGCATCACTGGACGTCGCACTTGTTCCAACAAGGAGTGTGGTGCGACTTATCACGTGAAGTTTGTGCCGCCGAAAAAAGAAAACGTCTGTGACCTGTGCTCATCAGAGTTGATTCAGCGATCGGATGACAAAGAAGATGTTGTTGCCCAAAGACTTTCCGTCTATGAAAAGCAAACAGCACCATTGATCAACTATTACGATAAGAATCTCTCTCTGCGCACTATCGATGGAGATGGTGAAGTAGAAGAGATTTTCGCTGACATTTTGAAGACAATCAAGGTTTTGGCATGA
- the secY gene encoding preprotein translocase subunit SecY, giving the protein MSQGVARRGGKIGSPEDMMKMLSAAGLKERIFFTLGIIALYRIGVHIPIPGVDPSAFMRHPELAQSLLGMIDLFTGGALNKLSIFSMGIGPYITASIIMQLMSVVIPKLEEMQKHSGEQGRKQLQQFTRYATVILAGFQSFMLAKLLTNIHNPSVVITPGIGFLINTTVILTASAVFIMWLGELITERGVGNGASMLIFLGIASRLPVMIKNTYEAVQTGQSPVWGVVILVLTFLLLIALIVCLQQGVRKIMVLGARRNVGRQVFAAPDDYLYLPVNPSGVMAIIFASSLLMFPTTVMSFFGQRNANPGQAIVDMLKSAPFVGTYFDTLSKHPIALNVWEFIGQETTFMFSYAHWEHSLIYFLLILFFAFFYASIVLPVRDMAENLRRSGRAIQGIRPGRPTAEFLEKLLNRLIFIGASAIAIIAIVPIHVEQVTYVQTLQGLGSTSLIILVGVAIDTQRQILTHALSARYQARGLFRNPTDKKEI; this is encoded by the coding sequence ATGTCACAAGGCGTTGCTCGTCGCGGTGGAAAAATCGGATCTCCGGAAGACATGATGAAGATGCTTTCGGCAGCCGGACTGAAAGAGAGAATCTTCTTTACTCTCGGAATCATTGCGCTCTATCGCATAGGCGTACATATTCCAATTCCAGGTGTTGATCCTTCAGCATTCATGCGCCACCCGGAGCTTGCCCAAAGTTTGCTCGGCATGATTGATCTTTTCACAGGCGGCGCTTTGAATAAGTTGTCCATATTCTCCATGGGTATTGGACCTTACATTACTGCTTCAATTATTATGCAGTTGATGTCTGTAGTAATCCCAAAGCTTGAAGAGATGCAGAAGCATTCCGGTGAGCAGGGCAGAAAACAACTACAGCAATTTACTCGCTATGCAACGGTTATTCTTGCCGGCTTTCAGTCATTCATGCTGGCAAAGTTGTTGACTAATATTCACAACCCAAGTGTCGTTATCACTCCGGGTATTGGTTTCTTGATCAATACAACAGTAATTCTTACAGCATCTGCTGTATTCATTATGTGGTTGGGTGAACTAATCACGGAACGCGGCGTTGGCAATGGTGCATCCATGCTTATCTTCTTGGGTATTGCTTCGCGATTACCCGTGATGATCAAAAATACTTATGAAGCTGTGCAGACAGGACAATCGCCGGTTTGGGGTGTGGTAATTCTTGTTTTGACTTTCTTGCTCTTAATTGCACTCATCGTATGTCTGCAACAAGGCGTTAGGAAAATAATGGTTTTAGGGGCGAGGCGAAACGTGGGACGGCAAGTATTTGCTGCTCCTGACGATTACTTGTATTTGCCTGTTAACCCATCAGGCGTTATGGCAATCATTTTCGCTTCGTCGCTTTTGATGTTCCCTACAACAGTCATGTCTTTCTTTGGTCAAAGAAATGCCAATCCTGGACAGGCAATTGTTGATATGTTGAAGTCGGCACCCTTTGTGGGAACCTACTTCGATACGCTTTCCAAACATCCCATCGCACTAAATGTTTGGGAGTTTATCGGGCAAGAGACAACATTCATGTTCTCGTACGCCCACTGGGAACACTCGCTTATCTACTTCTTGCTCATCCTTTTCTTTGCTTTCTTCTACGCCTCAATTGTCTTGCCTGTGCGTGACATGGCTGAAAACTTGAGACGTTCAGGACGAGCAATTCAGGGTATTCGTCCAGGAAGACCGACAGCGGAGTTTTTGGAGAAGCTGTTGAACCGACTCATTTTTATCGGTGCTTCAGCTATTGCCATTATTGCCATTGTACCGATTCACGTAGAGCAAGTTACGTATGTACAGACTCTGCAGGGCTTGGGCTCGACATCGCTCATCATCTTGGTCGGTGTGGCAATTGATACGCAAAGACAAATCTTGACCCATGCACTGTCGGCTCGCTATCAAGCGCGCGGACTATTCCGTAACCCAACAGATAAGAAGGAAATTTGA
- the rplO gene encoding 50S ribosomal protein L15, with amino-acid sequence MQLTDIRPNEGARRKTKRVGRGRSSGHGKTSTRGHNGQGQRSGEGKRFGFEGGQTPMFRRLPKIHNFDQIPGRDWVEVNVGALNVLNGNFEVTPDSLFDKGLLRKPTDSLRILGNGELKVKLVVKAHHISAGAKAKIEAAGGSVEIIGPMPSRKS; translated from the coding sequence ATGCAACTTACAGATATCAGACCAAACGAAGGTGCTCGTCGCAAGACCAAGCGTGTAGGTCGTGGTCGTTCTTCCGGTCACGGTAAGACATCCACCCGCGGACATAACGGACAAGGTCAAAGATCCGGTGAAGGTAAGCGCTTCGGATTTGAAGGTGGTCAAACACCAATGTTCCGTAGACTGCCGAAAATCCACAACTTTGATCAGATTCCTGGTCGTGACTGGGTAGAAGTAAATGTCGGCGCATTGAATGTCTTGAACGGCAACTTTGAAGTTACTCCTGATAGCTTGTTCGACAAAGGTCTGCTCAGAAAGCCAACCGACAGCCTGCGCATTCTCGGCAACGGCGAATTGAAGGTAAAGCTTGTTGTTAAGGCTCACCACATCTCAGCCGGAGCCAAAGCAAAAATTGAAGCAGCCGGCGGCTCGGTTGAAATCATCGGACCCATGCCTTCCAGAAAGAGCTAA
- the rpmD gene encoding 50S ribosomal protein L30 has protein sequence MLKITLNKGLVGKTKEQRRVVTALGLGKFGSSVVHHDSPTIRGMVNKISHLLKVEAADAKKETKAKPPKKESQPRK, from the coding sequence ATGTTGAAGATCACATTGAACAAAGGACTAGTTGGTAAAACCAAAGAGCAGCGTCGTGTAGTAACGGCTCTGGGCTTGGGTAAATTCGGCTCGTCGGTCGTTCATCACGATTCACCAACCATCCGTGGCATGGTGAACAAAATCAGCCATCTTTTAAAAGTTGAAGCGGCTGATGCTAAAAAAGAAACCAAGGCTAAGCCTCCTAAAAAGGAATCTCAGCCAAGGAAGTAG
- the rpsE gene encoding 30S ribosomal protein S5: MAKEDRLQTPEEGGQGEGGQRKRRGGRDSRRGEERTREQSEWEEKILQVRRVTKVVKGGKKLSFRAVVAVGNKKGQVGVGVGKAAEVVGAIQKGVVDAKKSLVSVRMVGATIPHPITGQQGASRILMKPASQGTGIIAGGAARSILELAGVGDVLAKSLGSRAPLNVARATINGLSQLRTFEEVARLRGISLRQMLAGKQATA; the protein is encoded by the coding sequence ATGGCAAAGGAAGATAGATTACAAACTCCCGAAGAAGGCGGACAAGGCGAAGGCGGTCAACGCAAGCGTCGTGGCGGTCGTGATAGTCGTCGTGGTGAAGAGCGCACACGCGAACAATCCGAATGGGAAGAGAAAATCCTCCAAGTGCGCCGCGTAACCAAAGTGGTTAAGGGTGGCAAAAAGCTCTCTTTCCGCGCTGTCGTTGCAGTCGGCAATAAGAAGGGTCAAGTCGGCGTTGGCGTCGGCAAGGCTGCTGAAGTTGTAGGTGCCATACAAAAGGGTGTTGTCGATGCTAAAAAGAGCCTCGTCAGCGTTCGTATGGTTGGAGCAACAATTCCTCACCCAATCACCGGACAGCAAGGTGCCAGCCGTATTCTGATGAAGCCGGCCTCCCAAGGTACTGGTATCATCGCCGGCGGTGCAGCTCGTTCAATATTGGAACTGGCCGGCGTTGGCGACGTATTGGCCAAGTCCTTGGGTTCGCGCGCTCCATTGAACGTGGCTCGTGCCACCATCAATGGTTTGTCGCAACTGCGTACATTTGAAGAAGTAGCAAGATTGCGCGGCATCAGCTTGCGTCAAATGCTTGCCGGCAAACAAGCTACAGCTTAG
- the rplR gene encoding 50S ribosomal protein L18: MITKKNRKETRHKRHMRIRRGLEGTTERPRLCVYRSNKHIYAQIIDDAQKVTIACASTLDPELKGKVKKSWDKDGASAVGELVAARAKGKGVDTVVFDRGGYIFHGRVAAVAEAARKAGLNF; encoded by the coding sequence ATGATAACCAAGAAGAATAGAAAAGAAACGCGCCACAAAAGGCACATGAGAATTCGCAGAGGATTAGAGGGCACCACTGAGCGTCCGCGCCTTTGTGTATATCGTTCCAACAAGCATATCTATGCTCAAATCATCGATGATGCCCAAAAGGTAACCATCGCTTGTGCATCGACACTTGATCCTGAACTCAAGGGCAAAGTGAAGAAGAGCTGGGACAAAGATGGCGCTTCAGCAGTTGGCGAACTGGTTGCAGCCAGAGCCAAAGGCAAAGGTGTTGACACAGTAGTTTTTGATCGTGGCGGATATATCTTCCACGGACGTGTAGCGGCAGTAGCCGAAGCTGCGCGCAAAGCAGGACTCAACTTCTAA
- the rplF gene encoding 50S ribosomal protein L6, translating to MSRIGKLAIPVPNGVTITINGQDVAVKGPKGNLSRTIRPEIAIKQEDGSVVVARKADDRSSRALHGLSRTLIANMVKGVTEGFEQRLEIIGVGYRAAMEGKKLVMQLGYSHPVEVDPPAGLEITVTANTKLAVKGADKQAVGDLASFIRAWRLPEVYKGKGIRYEGEVIRRKAGKAAAKKK from the coding sequence ATGTCCCGTATTGGCAAATTAGCAATTCCAGTCCCTAATGGTGTCACTATCACCATTAACGGTCAGGATGTCGCGGTCAAAGGTCCGAAAGGAAATTTGAGCAGGACAATCCGCCCGGAAATTGCCATCAAGCAAGAAGACGGCAGTGTAGTCGTCGCCAGGAAAGCTGATGACAGATCATCACGTGCTCTCCACGGTCTATCCAGAACTCTTATCGCCAACATGGTGAAGGGAGTGACGGAAGGCTTCGAGCAGCGCCTGGAAATTATCGGTGTAGGTTATCGTGCCGCTATGGAAGGCAAAAAGCTGGTTATGCAGCTTGGCTATTCTCACCCCGTGGAAGTTGATCCACCGGCCGGTCTGGAGATAACCGTTACAGCCAACACCAAGTTGGCTGTAAAAGGTGCCGATAAGCAAGCTGTTGGTGATCTCGCTTCGTTTATCCGTGCCTGGCGTTTACCGGAAGTATATAAAGGTAAAGGCATTCGCTACGAAGGCGAAGTAATCCGTCGCAAGGCTGGTAAAGCCGCTGCTAAGAAGAAGTAG
- the rpsH gene encoding 30S ribosomal protein S8 produces the protein MPVTDPISDMLTCIRNAVRVAAPTVEMPASKQKLAIAELLRNEGFISSFETKALGTPAQKMRIVLKYGPKGEKVIQGIKRISRPGLKVYRASKKVPRVYGGLGMAIVSTSRGLMTDRQARTNNTGGEVVAYVW, from the coding sequence ATGCCAGTTACAGATCCTATTTCAGATATGTTGACCTGCATAAGGAATGCCGTGCGCGTTGCCGCGCCGACAGTAGAGATGCCTGCTTCCAAGCAGAAATTGGCAATTGCCGAACTTCTGCGCAATGAAGGCTTCATCTCGTCCTTTGAAACCAAGGCATTGGGAACGCCAGCTCAAAAAATGCGAATCGTACTTAAGTACGGTCCTAAGGGTGAAAAGGTCATCCAAGGGATAAAGCGCATCAGCCGTCCAGGCTTGAAGGTGTACCGTGCTTCTAAGAAAGTACCGCGTGTCTATGGTGGCCTGGGAATGGCTATCGTTAGCACAAGCCGTGGTCTGATGACAGATCGCCAAGCTCGTACTAACAACACCGGTGGTGAAGTTGTAGCTTACGTCTGGTAA
- a CDS encoding type Z 30S ribosomal protein S14: MAKTSLVDKEMKRRVLAAKGKYPAVRLHNRCRICGRPRGYYRDFGLCRLCLRKMAHDGLIPGLTKSSW; this comes from the coding sequence GTGGCCAAGACATCGTTAGTCGATAAAGAAATGAAGCGCAGGGTATTAGCTGCCAAAGGCAAGTACCCAGCTGTTCGGTTGCATAACCGCTGCCGAATTTGCGGTCGCCCACGTGGTTATTATCGTGACTTCGGGCTCTGCCGTTTGTGCCTTCGTAAGATGGCTCATGACGGCTTGATTCCTGGTCTCACCAAATCAAGCTGGTAG
- the rplE gene encoding 50S ribosomal protein L5 produces MKLQERYNKEVVAHLKKQFNYKNDLQVPRLEKVVINMGIGEATGTQKAIDAGIKDLTAIVGQKPVVNRARKSIATFKVRQGMPVGISVTLRGARMYDFLSKLINIALPRIRDFRGVSGKAFDGRGNYSLGVKEQLIFPEINYENVDQVRGMDIAIVTTAKTDQEGQALLAALGMPFRKQGQQ; encoded by the coding sequence ATGAAACTCCAAGAACGCTATAACAAAGAAGTAGTTGCGCATCTGAAGAAGCAGTTCAATTACAAGAACGATCTTCAAGTGCCGAGACTTGAAAAAGTCGTCATCAACATGGGTATTGGTGAAGCCACCGGCACCCAAAAAGCTATTGATGCCGGCATCAAAGATTTGACTGCCATTGTCGGTCAAAAACCGGTTGTTAACCGTGCTCGTAAGTCCATCGCGACTTTCAAAGTTCGCCAGGGCATGCCGGTTGGTATTTCGGTAACCCTGCGTGGTGCTCGCATGTATGACTTCTTGTCGAAGCTCATCAACATTGCTCTTCCCCGTATTCGCGACTTCCGTGGCGTATCCGGTAAGGCATTTGATGGACGCGGCAATTATTCATTAGGCGTCAAAGAGCAATTGATTTTTCCGGAAATCAACTACGAAAATGTTGACCAAGTGCGTGGCATGGATATAGCCATCGTCACCACGGCTAAGACGGACCAGGAAGGACAAGCTTTGCTTGCCGCTCTGGGAATGCCGTTCCGTAAGCAAGGACAGCAATAG
- the rplX gene encoding 50S ribosomal protein L24, translating to MQPTKHRKNVRYANAPISKQVKFGGKTVVSNALVKQGATNLTPKVHVKKGDMVMLMTGSEKIGRGKTGKVANVFPKTGKIIVEGINVVTRATRQKSVTGQSGLIKKEAPIFASRVMLYCTACKKPTRIKHKVADNGKKTRICKHCSEAFDA from the coding sequence ATGCAACCCACCAAACATAGAAAAAATGTTCGTTACGCCAATGCTCCAATTTCCAAGCAAGTGAAATTCGGCGGCAAGACCGTTGTATCCAACGCTCTTGTTAAGCAAGGCGCTACGAATCTAACTCCAAAAGTACATGTCAAAAAAGGCGACATGGTCATGCTGATGACCGGTTCTGAAAAGATCGGCCGCGGCAAGACCGGCAAAGTAGCCAACGTATTCCCGAAAACAGGCAAAATCATTGTTGAAGGTATAAATGTGGTTACCCGCGCCACCAGACAAAAGAGTGTTACTGGTCAAAGTGGACTTATCAAAAAAGAAGCTCCAATTTTTGCCAGTCGCGTGATGCTTTATTGCACAGCCTGCAAAAAGCCAACACGTATCAAGCACAAGGTTGCAGATAACGGCAAAAAGACCCGCATCTGTAAGCACTGCAGCGAGGCTTTCGACGCATGA